From Etheostoma cragini isolate CJK2018 chromosome 17, CSU_Ecrag_1.0, whole genome shotgun sequence, one genomic window encodes:
- the LOC117960624 gene encoding E3 ubiquitin-protein ligase NEURL1-like: protein MGGQITRNTFYDSLNGPFPATSHRCHHKPKRCLPIHPCGSLSSFPLLFHPSTKGSQIVMDISQRTVKRQASFCNAITFSNRPTAVYEQVRLKITKKQCCWSGALRLGFTSKDPSSINPDTLPKYACPDLVSQSGFWAKALPEELSNEGNVISFWVDKKGRVFYRINDYSPMLFFSGVHVSGPVWALIDVYGLTRGIQLLDSEMVSLDCLRPRSFTNANRASIQQNSDDPRLSISLCDLSLQQQETHLEEDDEEQERLQRLSSAACHVPQNSQNSQQCLLLPSHLDTDLHFHSVHGVHVTVLDKHTVARLDHRGDERTLVFTSRPMRCSETVFVKVKAGATRPGSLSYGVTSCDPATLKPSDLPSNPESLVDRKEFWAMCWVSVPLHSGDILGFAVNAEGEVMMSHNGISAGMQLCVDNSRPLWMFYSLHGAITQLRILGSSPHPDLRGPSVPSFPSCTPNTPTMLCSGNSEPNLNTPLNINLNSSLNSSYYTVFSSSTGTTPSSPFSSHPESPTFPSCSGSWSDECTICYENVVDTVLYACGHMCLCYTCGLKLKKMANACCPICRRTIKDIIKTYRST from the exons ATTCTCTGAACGGACCATTTCCTGCCACATCTCACCGATGCCACCACAAGCCCAAGCGCTGCCTGCCCATCCACCCATGTGGAAGTTTGTCCTCCTTCCCTCTGCTCTTCCACCCCAGCACCAAGGGCTCGCAGATTGTCATGGACATTTCCCAGAGGACCGTCAAGAGGCAGGCCAGCTTCTGTAACGCCATCACCTTTAGCAACAGACCAACAGCTGTGTATGAGCAAGTACGGCTGAAG ATCACTAAAAAGCAGTGCTGCTGGAGCGGTGCTCTTCGTCTTGGTTTTACATCCAAAGACCCATCGAGCATCAACCCAGACACCTTGCCAAAGTACGCCTGCCCCGACCTGGTCTCCCAGAGTGGCTTCTGGGCAAAAGCCCTGCCAGAGGAGCTCTCCAATGAGGGAAACGTCATCTCCTTCTGGGTGGATAAGAAGGGCCGGGTGTTTTACCGCATCAACGACTACAGCCCAATGCTGTTCTTCAGCGGGGTACATGTCTCTGGGCCTGTGTGGGCTCTCATAGACGTCTACGGCCTCACCAGGGGGATCCAGCTGCTAG aCAGCGAGATGGTCTCCCTGGACTGCTTACGTCCTCGTTCTTTTACTAACGCCAACCGGGCCTCTATTCAGCAAAACAGTGATGACCCTCGCCTTTCCATCAGCCTTTGTGACCTGAgcctgcagcagcaggagaCACATCTGGAGGAAGATGATGAGGAACAGGAACGACTACAGCGCTTAAGCTCCGCCGCCTGCCATGTGCCCCAAAACTCTCAAAACTCACAGCAGTGCTTGCTGCTGCCCAGCCATTTGGACACCGATCTGCACTTTCACTCAGTGCATGGCGTCCATGTTACCGTGCTTGATAAGCACACTGTGGCGCGGCTGGATCACCGTGGCGATGAGAGGACCCTGGTGTTCACCAGTCGGCCGATGCGCTGCTCAGAGACTGTGTTTGTGAAGGTGAAGGCCGGTGCAACACGGCCAGGGTCTCTCTCTTATGGTGTGACTTCCTGTGACCCGGCCACCCTAAAGCCCAGTGACCTCCCGTCCAACCCTGAGTCCCTGGTTGACCGCAAGGAATTCTGGGCCATGTGTTGGGTGTCAGTGCCACTCCACAGTGGCGATATCTTGGGCTTTGCGGTGAACGCAGAAGGGGAGGTCATGATGAGCCACAACGGCATCAGTGCAGGGATGCAGCTGTGTGTCGATAACTCCAGACCACTCTGGATGTTCTACAGTCTGCATGGCGCCATCACACAACTCAGGATTTTAG GCTCATCTCCACACCCAGACCTTCGAGGCCCGTCGGTCCCTAGCTTCCCATCCTGTACACCCAATACCCCCACAATGCTTTGCAGCGGCAACTCCGAGCCCAACCTCAACACACCATTGAACATCAACCTTAATTCAAGCCTCAACTCCAGCTACTACACAGTGTTTTCCTCCTCCACAG GTACAACCCCAAGCTCTCCATTCTCCAGCCACCCAGAGTCCCCTACCTTCCCATCCTGCTCCGGCTCGTGGAGTGATGAATGCACCATTTGCTACGAGAACGTAGTGGACACAGTCCTCTATGCCTGCGGACACATGTGTCTCTGCTACACCTGTGGCCTCAAACTTAAAAAGATGGCCAACGCATGCTGCCCCATCTGCAGAAGGACAATCAAAGATATCATCAAGACGTACCGGAGCACGTAG